The DNA region GCGAGCGAGCTGATCGCCTCCCGCGTCCCCCGGGGAGAAGGTCACGTCTTCGAGGAAAGCGGCCACATGCCCTTTGTGGAGGAACCGGAAGCGTTCCTGGACGTGGTGCGGAACTTCCTGCGCCGCAGTCTGGCCTGAGCAGGTCTACCCGCCCACCGCGTTGGACGTGAGCGCGTACCCCGGCGCCACCTCCGCCCGCACCGCTCCCACGCCCTCCAGCCCGCCCGCCAGCGTGATCAGCAGTTCATCCTTGAGGGCGGGGGCGATGAACTGGATGCCGACGGGGAGCCTCACCCCGTCCACCGTCTCGAACCCGGCGGGGACGCTCAGCGCAGGCAATCCCGCGAGGTTGATCGCCACCGTGTCCACGTCGGCGGCATACATGGCGAGCGGGTCGTTCGTCTTCTCGCCGCGCCGGAAGGCGGGGAAGGGGCTCGTCGGGGTGACGAGGAGGTCCACGTCCGCCAGCGCCCGGGCGAAGTCCCCCGCGATCAGGCGCCGGACCTTCATCGCCTTGGAGTAGTAGGCGTCGTAATACCCGCTGGAGAGCGCGTAGGTGCCCAGCAGGATGCGGCGTTTGACCTCGGGCCCGAAGCCCTGCTCGCGCGCCCTCGTCATGCTGGTCACCACGTCGGGGGCCGGAACTCGCTCGCCGTACACCATGCCGTCGTAGCGGGCGAGGTTGGAACTCGCCTCGGGGGTGGCGATCAGGTAGTAGGCGGCGATGGCGTGCCGCACGGTGGGGACGCTCACCTCAGTGACGCTCGCGCCCGCGCCCCGCAGGGCGGCCAGCGTCTCCTCCAGCATGGCCTCCACCCCCGGCGTGTTGCCGTTCAGGCTCTCGCGGACCACACCGACCCGCAACCCCCGCAGGTCGTCCGGGGTTCCCGCGCGAAAGGCGGGGGGCGCGCCCAGGCTGGTCGCGTCCCGGGGGTCGTGCCCGGCGATCACATTCATCATCAGGGCCAGGTCTTCCGCCGTGCGCGCGAAGGGGCCGATCTGGTCGAGGCTGCTGGCGAAGGCGACGAGGCCGTAGCGGCTGACCCGCCCGTAGGTGGGCTTGAGGCCGTACACCCCGGTGAAGGCGGCGGGCTGGCGGACACTGCCCCCGGTGTCGCTGCCGAGGCTGACGGGCGTGATGGTGGCGGCGACGGCGACCGCGCTTCCCCCGCTGCTGCCGCCCGGCACGCGCGCCCTGTCCCAGGGGTTGAGGGCGGGCCCGGCGGCGCTGCTCTCGTTGCTCGACCCCATCGCGAACTCGTCCATGTTCGCCTTGGCGACGATCACGGCCCCGGCGGCGGTCAGACGCTCCACGACGGTCGCGTCGTAGGGCGAGACGTAGTTCGCCAGGAGGCGGCTGCCGCAGGTCGTGCGGGTGCCCGTCACGTTGATGTTGTCCTTGACGACGACGGGCACGCCCGCGAGGGGCAGGGTCTCCCCCGCCTCCAGCCGGGCCCGGACCCGCTCGGCCCCCTCGCCCGCCCGCTCGTTGAGGCTGATCAGGGCGTTCAGGTCGCGGACGGCCTCGGCGCGGGCACGGGCGGCCTCCAGGAGGGCCTGCGGGGTCGTCTCGCGCGCCCGCACGGCGCGGGCGAGGTCGGCGGCGGTGGGGGGGGCCTCGGGCATGGGGCCCAGTCTAGCCGCGCCGCCGGGAAGCGCGGCCGGGCGCACCTCAGACGGCCGCAGGCCTGCCCGCTCAGATGGGCCGCACGAGCACGCTCTCCCCCGCCCGCCACCCGGCTCGCAGGAGCACCTCGGGCGGCACGAGAAGCTGGGCGCCGAGGCTCGCCCCCCCGCGCACGGGCAGGGTGACGACCGCGCCCGCCGGGGCGCGCACCGCCACGTGGGCGAAGGGGCGCCCGAGATCGTCCCGCCAGCGGTCCCAGATCACGCCGTCGAGCACGGCGACGCCCGTCACCTCCCGCGTCACGGTGACGGTCAGGCGGGCGACTCGCACCTCCCGGCGGGCGAGGAGCCCCAGCCGCACCAGCCCCGCGATCAGGCCCCGGGCCGCCGGGTCCCCCGCGAGTTCCGACAGGGGGCGGCCCCGCTCGATCTGCCCGAGCAGGGCCTGCTCCCGGAGGGTCATGCGCAGCCGCGCCAGGCGCTCCGGGGAGGTGACGCGCGCCGGGCCGCCGAAGGGCAGTTCGGGGACGGGCAGGGCCGTCAGCGCCTCCAGCGCGACCTCGTCCACACTCAGGTCGAGGCCGGGGCCGAGATGCCGCAGGCCCTCGTCGAACCCGAAGCGGCCCCGGGGCTCGCGCAGCAGGTGCACGAGCGCGGCGGCGCCCTGCCGCTCCCCGAACCCTAGGTGGCGCAGGCGCCCACCCTCCAGCCATGCCTGGAAGGTCCCGTCGGGGCGCTCCACCCGCAGCGCGCCCGTGCGGCCCTGCCCGGCGAGCAGCACGAGCAACTCCAGGAAGTCGAAGGTTTCGAGGTTGGCCGAGGACTGGGTCATGGGTGAATGGGGGCGGGGCGCGGGCCCCTTCCGGCGACTCCCAGTTCTCGCACGCGGGCCGGGGACACACAATCGGCCCGACGGGGGGGGTGACGCCCCGGTCCCGGGCCTCCTACCCGCGCAGCAGGTGCGAGAAGTCCGAGCCGTCGAGGGGCGGGAGGTCGTGCAGGCTCCTCAAGCCGAACTCCAGCAGGAACTTCTCGGTCGTGCCGTAGAGCAGGGGCCCCCCCACGGCCGGGCTGCGGCCCACAACCTTCACGAGTTCGCGCTCCTGAAGGGTGACGACCGTGCCCGCGCTGCCGCCGCGCATCGCCTCGATCTCCGCGCGGGTGACCGGCTGGCGGTAGGCGATCACCGCGAGCACCTCCAGCGCGGCGGGGCTGAGGGGGGGCAGCGGCGGCGGCGCGAGAAGGGGCGCGAGGTGCCCCGCCAGCCCCGGCGGCACGACCAGCCGGTAGCCCCCCGCCACCGCCTCCACCACGAAGCCCAGGCCCGCCCCCTCCACGGCCTCGCCGAAGGCCTGCACCGCCCGCTCGGCAGCCTCCTCGGGCAGGCCGAGCAGCTCGGCGACCTCGCGCCGGGTGACCGGACGACCGGCGGCGAGAAGCGCGGCACCGATCAGGGCGTAGGGAGTTGGGGGCCGCTCTGGGGCCGTCAAGGGCCCACCCCGCAGGCCCCCAGCCGCTCCCGAACGAGGGCGGCGGGCACGACCCCCTCGCGCAGCACCTCGACCTCCCCGCCCTGCGGCCACACCCGGACGACGGTGCTCGCCCTCCCCGAGGCGGGAACGGCCCCCTCCGGCAACAGGAGGTCCGCCAACGCATACGCCCGGGCCTGCTCGGGGGTCCGGGCCGCCTCCGCCCCACTCGGGTTGAGGCTGGTCGTGGCGAGGATGCCCCCGCACTCCCGCAGCAGGGCGAGCGCGACCGGGTGGTCGGGCACCCGCACCCCCACCCAGCCCCCGGGCGAGAGCGCGGGCGGACAGGCGGGACTTGCGGGAAGCACCAGCGTGACGGGACCGGGCCAGAACCCCACCAGGGCGTTGAAGGCCGCGCCGCCGAGGGTCAGGGCGCGGGCACGTTCCGCGTCCGCACACGAGACCTGCACGGGTTTGTCCGGGTCGCGGCCCTTGAGGGCGTACAGGCGGTCCACCCTGTCCGGCAGGGCGGCCAGCCCCCAGACGGTCTCGGTGGGGTAGCCCACCACCCCGCCCGCCGAGACGACCCGCGCGGCCCGCCCGACCTCGTGTATCCAGTCCTGCTTCACGCTCCCGCACCTTTCCCACGCGCCCGGCCTGTAAGGCGGACGCAAGACGCCCCTGACTATACTCGCGCCCATGCCGGTCTACGAATACCGCGTCCGGGACCGTTCCGGGAAGGTCCTGAAGTCCCAGATGGAGGCCGAGACCCAGGCACAGGTGCGCGACGCCCTGCGGGCCAAGAACCTCCTCATCGTCGAGATCAAGCCGCCCAAGACCGGCCTGAACGCCGATATCAAGATCCCCGGCATGAGCGACCGTCCGCCCAACCTCAAGCAGGTGGCGGTGTTTTCCAAGCAGCTCGCCACCCTGATCAACGCGGGCGTGCCGCTCGTGCAGTCGCTCGCCATCCTGCAACGTCAGATCGAGAACAAGACCCTCCAGGGCATCATCAAGAGTCTGCGCGCGGACGTGGAGAGCGGAACCCCCCTCAGCGAGGCGCTCGTCAAGCACCCCAAGGTCTTCAACCGCCTGTACATCAACCTCGTGCGCGCGGGCGAGACGAGCGGCACGCTCGACAGCATCCTGGAGCGCATCGCCGCCTTTCAGGAAAAGGAACTCGCCCTGCGCGGCAAGCTCAAGAGCGCGCTGACGTACCCGGTGGTCGTGCTGGTGTTTGCCATCGGCATCACGTACTTCCTGCTCACCACCATTGTGCCGCAGTTCGCGGGCATCCTCGCGCAGCTCAACGCGCCGCTGCCCTTCATCACCAAGATGCTGATGGCCGTCTCGGACTTCCTCAGGAACTCCGGGCTGCTCATCTTCGTCTTCATCGCCGTCATCGTGTTCGCCTACCGCTGGTTTTACAAGATGCCGAAGGGGCGCGTGGTCGTGGACCGCCTCAAGCTGCGGTTGCCCGTCTTCGGCGGCCTGCTGCAAAAGAGCGCGATCAGCTCCTTCGCGCGCACCTTCGGGCTCCTGATCAGCTCGGGCGTGAACATCATCGAGAGCCTGGAGATCACCAAGGGCACGGCGGGCAACGCCATCGTGGAGGAGACCATCGAGAACGCCAAGAACGTCGTGATGGTCGGCGACCCCATGAGCGCGAGTCTGGCGACGAGCAAGGTCTTTCCGCCGATGGTCGTCAGCATGGTCGCCATCGGCGAGGAGACGGGCGCACTCGACGACATGCTGGGCAAGGTGGGTGACTTCTACGACCGCGAGGTGGACGAGGCCGTCGAAAGCCTCACCGCCGCCATCGAACCCCTGATGATCGTCTTCCTGGGCGGCATCGTCGGAACCATCGTGGCGGGCATGTTCCTTCCGATGTTCAGCATCATCGGCCAGCTGAGCAAGTGAACTGAGCGGCTCTTACGACACCACTTGCGAGCGAGGAGCCTCCTTCGTTTAAGAGAAGAGGCGAGTTGAGCGGGCGGCAGGTTCGAGAGAACATGGCTCGATGGGAAGTCAGTTGCTCCCGTCCCGCTGGAGCCGCCCAGGCTCACCGGCGGGATCATCACGCCGCCCTGCACTTCCTCTTCCCCGCCCGCGTTGCGCTCGAAGTCGAGGTTGCCGCTGTCGCGCCCGCTCTCCTCGACGGATTTTCCGAGTGGGCGGGTGTCCTCGATCATGGGAAACCTCCCGGGGTCGGCGCTCCACTCACCGTACGGGTCCGGGGTTTGAAGTGGGTGGGGCCGGGATCAACCGCGTCAGGATCAAGGGGCCGACCGGCACTTCCAGTCCTCAGGCTCTCCCGCCCACCAGTTCCTCCGCCTGCCGGATGCTCAACACCCGGCTCGCCCCGGTCTGGTCCGTCGTGACGCCCCACAGCGCGTGCGCCACCTCCATCGTCGCCTTCTGGTGGGTGACGAGCAGGAATTGGGCGCCGCGCGACGAGAAGCGCTCCAGGAAGGCAGTGAAGCGGCGGATGTTCGCCTCGTCCAGGGGGGCGTCCACCTCGTCCAGAACGGCGAGGGGAAGTCCGCCCGCCCCCTCCTGACGGGCACTCCCTTCCCCGCCCGCGTGGTTCAGCGCGAAGAGGAACCCCAGACCCGCCATCGTCCGCTCCCCGGCGGAGAGCAGGCTCATCGAGCGGGTGCGCTTGCCCTTCGGCTGCACGGCGAGGCGCAGGCCCGTCAGGCGCCCGGTCTCGCCCCACTCGGGTTCGAGTTCGCCCTGGCCGCCGAGGAGTTCGGCGGAATACTCGCGGAAGGCGGCGTTGACCCGCCCGAAGGCGGCGCGGGTGGCGAGGCCCTCGGCCTCCTCCAGCCCGGCGAGGTGGGCGCGCAGTTCGGCGGCGGCGCCCTCGGCATCGTTCAGTTCGTTGCTGAGGCGGTCCAGTTCGGCGCTCTCTGCCGCGTGGTCGGCCTCGGCGCGGGCGTTGACGGGGCCCAGGCGTTCGAGGTCGGCGCGGGTGCGGTTCAGGTCGGCCGTCCACTCGCGCGGCGTGCCGGGGGGGCTGCACCCGTCGGGCAGGGGTTCGAGACTGCCCTCGCGGCGGGCGATCAGGAGCCGGAGGTCTTCGAGGCGGGCGCGCGTTTTGTTCTGCTCGCCGATGACCGAGGTGTAGCTCCCGGCCGCCGCGTCCCGTTCCCACTCGGCGCGGGGCAGCTCGTGCTCGTCGAGGGTGCCTAGGGCCGCCTCCCGCCTCTGCACCTCGGCGGCGGCAGCGGAGAGGTGGGCGTCCTGGGCCCGGGTCGCCTCGGCGTTCGCGTTCAGGCGCTCCCGCAGGTCGGCGGCGCGGGTGAGGGCGGTGCGGAAACTTCGCCACGCCGCGTCGAGTTCGCGGG from Deinococcus aetherius includes:
- the gatA gene encoding Asp-tRNA(Asn)/Glu-tRNA(Gln) amidotransferase subunit GatA encodes the protein MPEAPPTAADLARAVRARETTPQALLEAARARAEAVRDLNALISLNERAGEGAERVRARLEAGETLPLAGVPVVVKDNINVTGTRTTCGSRLLANYVSPYDATVVERLTAAGAVIVAKANMDEFAMGSSNESSAAGPALNPWDRARVPGGSSGGSAVAVAATITPVSLGSDTGGSVRQPAAFTGVYGLKPTYGRVSRYGLVAFASSLDQIGPFARTAEDLALMMNVIAGHDPRDATSLGAPPAFRAGTPDDLRGLRVGVVRESLNGNTPGVEAMLEETLAALRGAGASVTEVSVPTVRHAIAAYYLIATPEASSNLARYDGMVYGERVPAPDVVTSMTRAREQGFGPEVKRRILLGTYALSSGYYDAYYSKAMKVRRLIAGDFARALADVDLLVTPTSPFPAFRRGEKTNDPLAMYAADVDTVAINLAGLPALSVPAGFETVDGVRLPVGIQFIAPALKDELLITLAGGLEGVGAVRAEVAPGYALTSNAVGG
- a CDS encoding DUF4388 domain-containing protein — translated: MTQSSANLETFDFLELLVLLAGQGRTGALRVERPDGTFQAWLEGGRLRHLGFGERQGAAALVHLLREPRGRFGFDEGLRHLGPGLDLSVDEVALEALTALPVPELPFGGPARVTSPERLARLRMTLREQALLGQIERGRPLSELAGDPAARGLIAGLVRLGLLARREVRVARLTVTVTREVTGVAVLDGVIWDRWRDDLGRPFAHVAVRAPAGAVVTLPVRGGASLGAQLLVPPEVLLRAGWRAGESVLVRPI
- the scpB gene encoding SMC-Scp complex subunit ScpB, with the protein product MTAPERPPTPYALIGAALLAAGRPVTRREVAELLGLPEEAAERAVQAFGEAVEGAGLGFVVEAVAGGYRLVVPPGLAGHLAPLLAPPPLPPLSPAALEVLAVIAYRQPVTRAEIEAMRGGSAGTVVTLQERELVKVVGRSPAVGGPLLYGTTEKFLLEFGLRSLHDLPPLDGSDFSHLLRG
- a CDS encoding L-threonylcarbamoyladenylate synthase, which gives rise to MKQDWIHEVGRAARVVSAGGVVGYPTETVWGLAALPDRVDRLYALKGRDPDKPVQVSCADAERARALTLGGAAFNALVGFWPGPVTLVLPASPACPPALSPGGWVGVRVPDHPVALALLRECGGILATTSLNPSGAEAARTPEQARAYALADLLLPEGAVPASGRASTVVRVWPQGGEVEVLREGVVPAALVRERLGACGVGP
- a CDS encoding type II secretion system F family protein, with protein sequence MPVYEYRVRDRSGKVLKSQMEAETQAQVRDALRAKNLLIVEIKPPKTGLNADIKIPGMSDRPPNLKQVAVFSKQLATLINAGVPLVQSLAILQRQIENKTLQGIIKSLRADVESGTPLSEALVKHPKVFNRLYINLVRAGETSGTLDSILERIAAFQEKELALRGKLKSALTYPVVVLVFAIGITYFLLTTIVPQFAGILAQLNAPLPFITKMLMAVSDFLRNSGLLIFVFIAVIVFAYRWFYKMPKGRVVVDRLKLRLPVFGGLLQKSAISSFARTFGLLISSGVNIIESLEITKGTAGNAIVEETIENAKNVVMVGDPMSASLATSKVFPPMVVSMVAIGEETGALDDMLGKVGDFYDREVDEAVESLTAAIEPLMIVFLGGIVGTIVAGMFLPMFSIIGQLSK